The genomic region CAATTACTGGACTAAATATAAATTAAGCTGTTTAGAAATCATTTGAAATGATAGAACATATTCATGAGCCAAATTAACTGATACCCAAAATACGAACAAAAATTTAGATCTTAAGATGTGATTATAACACTGTCTTAAGATCTAATGCGTTTGGCCAGAATGAATGACTAGGCATACAAGCATAATAAAAATTCATGCTATCAAAATGTATAAATATGTTTTGATTTACTTTTATTAATTCCAAATTATTTTGCTGTATGTGTCCATTCGTGGCTACCACGATGACGTTTAATATGAGCATATATTTGATCAGCTGCGTAATCTAAGTTAGTGTAAACCGTGATAGAAAATGCAGATTGGTTTGGTTCAAATTCAGTTTCTAAGTACAGTTCTTTTAAATGCTGGTATAAATGATGCATTTGTTCTCGTGTTAAGCTATTATACTCTCTAAGTGTTCGTTTAAGAATTTGACCAGCGTTATTTTCAAATGATTGTACTACAATTACAAAACGCTCATCTTCTTTTAAAACATCATCAAAAAGATTGATTTGTCCAACCATACAAAGCCCACCTTTGTGTTAGGATTAAGTTAATTATACATGATTTAAGATGTTGAATAAAAGGGCATTTGAGATTTATTTATTTAAAAGCGCAATCGTTTTTTACATGACTATTGCAATCCGCTTTTGAGCTATTAAAGTGATGTTTTAATATATTCTAATTCTAGCTTTTAATTTCCTTCATTTTTATTTTAGTTTTAAATTTCCGATTAGTAAATGAAAGTCATTTTGTATTTAAAAATAAAATCGTTAAGTTCAATAATAAAAGTCCTCAAAATATGCATTAAAAGGATACATATTTTGAGGACAAATTGTATTCATGATTAACCACTTTAAAAATTATGATTTGAATCTCTGATATTCTGTTAAGTCAATGTCTTGAAGCGGTATGATTCGTGTTTTCTTCACAAGTTTATGAATGACATAAACAGCTATTAATATTAGGATTGGAAGAAAGTTTTGAGCTAATTTAGGGACATCAAAGTGCACAATTGCGCCAGCTGAACTACCAAATATTAAAAACAGTATAGTTACGATAACTAATATAGGCCCCAGTGGGAATAACGGTGCTTTATATGGAAGCAATGAATCAATAGCTTTATTTTGAACTTTAATAGCGCGACGCATTCTATATTGTGACCATACACTTGAACCCCAAACAAATGTAATGAGGGCACCGATAATATTGAGCAAGCCCATTACACTCTCAGGTTTGAAGTTTGCATATAATGTAACGGCTGTAATTAATACAAAAGTCGTTAGTAAAGCGTTGAATGGTAACTTTGTTCTGTGATTAATGTGCCCTAAAAATTTAGGTGCTTGTTGTTGTTGGCTGAGTGAATACAACATTCGGCTTGTTGTGAAAATCCCTGAATTTGCAGCTGATAAAAGTGATGTCAAGATGACTGCATTAATAACTGATGCTGCAAAAGCAATTCCAATCTTATCAAATACAATTGTAAATGGACTTTGTGTAATTGAACCTGATTCATTTAGCAATGTCGGATCGTTATAAGCGATAATCCCAGAGATGACTGCGATTGAACAAACATAAAAAATCAAAATTCTCCAAAAGACTTGCTTGATTGCTTTGGGCATAGATTGACTAGGATTGTCTGATTCTCCAGCTGCTACCGCAACGACTTCAGTTCCACCAACTGAGAATCCAGCAATCAATAGGACACTGACAAATCCTGATAAACCACCAACAAATGGGGCATCACCTATTGTATAATTTTTAAAACCATAGTATTCTCCGCCTAATATTCCGAAAATCATTAAAAATGTCAAAATAATAAAGATAATGATTGTCGCGACTTTAATAAGGGATAACCAGAACTCTGCTTCTCCAAATATTTTAACTGTAAATACATTTAGTAAAAAGATGATACTTAAAAATATAAGGCTCCACACTAATGGTGAAAAAAATGAGAAGAAATCCCAATATGTAATGACGTTAGAAGCAACTATGATATCGACACTCGTGACTAACGACCATATTGTCCAATATAGCCATCCCATTGTAAATCCTAATGATGGGTCTACAAAGCGGGTTGCATAACTACTGAATGATCCCGATACAGGATAGAAAGTAGCCATTTCACCAATTGAACTCATTAAAAAGTAAAGCATTACACCAATCATAAGATAAGCTAGAATGGCACCGCCAGGACCAGCTTGAGCTATTACGCCACCAGTTGCAATAAAAAGTCCCGTACCTATGGCACCTCCAATTGCAATCATACTAATGTGTCTTGATTCAAGGCCTCGACTTAAATTTTTTTCCTCCATGGGTATTCTCCTCTCAAATGAGATAATTATCTATTTTACTTTGTTCCTTTAAAGGTTTCAATAGTAAATGATAATTTGTCAGATAATTTTGTAAAAAAATAGAAAATTGAATCAAACTGCTTTATTCTCTTTTAAAATCGGTTATACTAAAAGAGTATTCTAATTTAGAATAATTTTAAAATAGAAAGAAGGTTTTAAAATGGAACGTAAAAATGCATCTAAGCTAACGGGATTATTTGGCCATCCAGTTAGTGATAGAGAAAATTCAATGACTGCAGGACCTAGAGGACCATTACTTATGCAAGACTGGTATTTTTTAGAGCAAATGGCTCACTTTGATCGAGAAGTCATTCCTGAGAGACGTATGCATGCAAAGGGCTCTGGAGCGTTTGGTACTTTTACAGTAACGAATGATATTACACAATATACTTCAGCCAAAATCTTTTCAGAAGTTGGTAAACAAACTGAAATGTTTGCTCGCTTTTCAACAGTAGCAGGAGAGCGTGGAGCAGCAGATGCAGAACGTGATATTCGTGGGTTTGCATTGAAGTTTTACACAGAGGAAGGTAACTGGGATTTAGTTGGTAATAATACACCAGTGTTCTTCTTTAGAGACCCTAAATTATTTGCAAGCTTAAACCATGCTGTAAAACGTGATCCGCGTACAAACATGCGTAGCGCACAAAATAATTGGGATTTTTGGACTTCTTTACCAGAGGCATTGCATCAAGTAACAATTTTAATGTCTGATAGAGGTATTCCTAAAGGTTTTAGACATATGCATGGCTTCGGTTCTCATACGTATGGAATGATCAATAAAGACAATGAACGTGTATGGGTTAAATTTCATTTTAGAACACAACAAGGTATTGAGAATTTTTCACCTGAAGAAGCAGAGCAAGTGATTGCTAAGGACAGAGAATCGTCACAAAGAGATTTATTTAATGCCATTGAATCTGGAGATTTTCCGAAATGGAAAATGTATATTCAGGTGATGACCGAAGAGCAGGCCAAAAATCATAAAGATAATCCATTTGATTTGACAAAAGTATGGTATAAATCGGAATATCCTTTAATTGAGGTGGGTGAGTTTGAGCTTAATCGAAATCCAGATAATTATTTTATGGATGTAGAACAAGCTGCATTTGCACCTACAAATATTATTCCTGGTTTAGATTTTTCACCAGATAAAATGCTACAAGGTCGCTTATTTTCTTATGGAGATGCACAACGTTATAGATTAGGTGTCAATCACTGGCAAATTCCGGTTAACCAACCTAAAGGTGTAGGGGTTGAGAATATTTGCCCATTTAGCCGTGATGGTCAAATGCGCATTTTAGACAATAACCAAGGGGGGCAAACACACTATTATCCAAATAGTTACGGGGCTCATGAAGATCAACCAGAATATAAACGACCACCATTAGAGCTTAACGGCTCAGCATATGAGCATAATTTTAGAGAAGATGACGATAATTACTTTGAACAACCAGGTAAGTTATTCCGTTTACAATCTCCAGAAGCGCAAGAGCGTATTTTTGCAAATACTGCGAATGAAATGGAAGGTACAACTGATGAAGTGAAAGAACGTCACATTCGTCATTGTTATCAAGCTGATCCTGAATATGGTAAAGGTGTCGCAAAAGCTTTAGGAATGGAAGCGAGATTAGACGCCATTATTTCGAGTATTCAAAAATAAAAATTAAGAAAAAGCAACTTGGTTAAATGTGAAGGTCAAGTTGCTTTTTACATCAATAGATCTTATATAAATAAATCAAAAATAAAAAGCAATGTTTCGATAATTAGAAACATTGCACATGTCGTATTATTGAAGCTATTAGAAGAAATAGGCTTTACACTTTATTTAGTTTCTCTATGAAGTGTGTGTTTATTTAATCTTGGACAATACTTCATCATTTCAATACGTTCTGGATTAGTTCGTTTATTTTTAGTCGTAATGTAGTTACGATCTCCACATTCTGTGCATGCTAAAGTAACGTTAACGCGCATGATAGTCCCTCCTTAAACAAAATAGAATTATTACGTTTTAATATTCTACCATGACTTTTAGGATTTGCCAATATTTAAAATAAGTCAATAATTTATACTTGATTACGAA from Staphylococcus felis harbors:
- the rpmG gene encoding 50S ribosomal protein L33, giving the protein MRVNVTLACTECGDRNYITTKNKRTNPERIEMMKYCPRLNKHTLHRETK
- a CDS encoding catalase; this encodes MERKNASKLTGLFGHPVSDRENSMTAGPRGPLLMQDWYFLEQMAHFDREVIPERRMHAKGSGAFGTFTVTNDITQYTSAKIFSEVGKQTEMFARFSTVAGERGAADAERDIRGFALKFYTEEGNWDLVGNNTPVFFFRDPKLFASLNHAVKRDPRTNMRSAQNNWDFWTSLPEALHQVTILMSDRGIPKGFRHMHGFGSHTYGMINKDNERVWVKFHFRTQQGIENFSPEEAEQVIAKDRESSQRDLFNAIESGDFPKWKMYIQVMTEEQAKNHKDNPFDLTKVWYKSEYPLIEVGEFELNRNPDNYFMDVEQAAFAPTNIIPGLDFSPDKMLQGRLFSYGDAQRYRLGVNHWQIPVNQPKGVGVENICPFSRDGQMRILDNNQGGQTHYYPNSYGAHEDQPEYKRPPLELNGSAYEHNFREDDDNYFEQPGKLFRLQSPEAQERIFANTANEMEGTTDEVKERHIRHCYQADPEYGKGVAKALGMEARLDAIISSIQK
- a CDS encoding amino acid permease — its product is MEEKNLSRGLESRHISMIAIGGAIGTGLFIATGGVIAQAGPGGAILAYLMIGVMLYFLMSSIGEMATFYPVSGSFSSYATRFVDPSLGFTMGWLYWTIWSLVTSVDIIVASNVITYWDFFSFFSPLVWSLIFLSIIFLLNVFTVKIFGEAEFWLSLIKVATIIIFIILTFLMIFGILGGEYYGFKNYTIGDAPFVGGLSGFVSVLLIAGFSVGGTEVVAVAAGESDNPSQSMPKAIKQVFWRILIFYVCSIAVISGIIAYNDPTLLNESGSITQSPFTIVFDKIGIAFAASVINAVILTSLLSAANSGIFTTSRMLYSLSQQQQAPKFLGHINHRTKLPFNALLTTFVLITAVTLYANFKPESVMGLLNIIGALITFVWGSSVWSQYRMRRAIKVQNKAIDSLLPYKAPLFPLGPILVIVTILFLIFGSSAGAIVHFDVPKLAQNFLPILILIAVYVIHKLVKKTRIIPLQDIDLTEYQRFKS